GGGGTGACGTTTCAAAGTGGCGCGATGGGGCGCTGCCCACAGATACAGACGGTGTGGCCTTAGTGCTCAATGAAGGCTCTACCGTTGTTTATCGAAACCTAAGCACTGAAGTAGAGAGAATTGTTCTTACCGGAACGTTGGACGTTCAAAGTGGCACCCTGCAAGCCGGGTTGATCGAAGGAAGCAACGGTGTCCTGCGAACATCTGGAGGGACGCTGAAGGACACTGAAGTCAACGGGAGTTCGGACTTTTTAGCCAACATCACAGGTGGGACTTGGTCGAATGTTGATTTGTTGGTTGATGGAGAGGTGTCCTGGGAGTTCTCGACGGCGCGTTTGTTTGCTCGGGATGGTTTGACAGTTGATGGTGAGCTGAGCGTTGTCTCGCTCGCGAACCGGACTGCGCAGATTTACCTGCAGGGTGACCAAGTTGTTGACGGGTCGGGCAAGATTGTTTTGGACGGCTCTGATACGCGCGCGTCTTTGTATCTCGATAGCCTGGAAACCAATGTTCGAGAGACGGCTGTTCTAGGCGCTGATCTGTCGATTGAGGGTCAGGGCCGGATCTATGTGGAACGTGGCGAGGATCGATATCAGATTCTTGGCGATGTGACCGCAGTCGGGGGGCAGCTGTCTGTTCAATATGTTGATAATGTTGGTGAGACGCTGTCACTCGACAGTGCTGGCGGTGGATGGATCAACCTTGGACTGACTGAGAATACCGTTCTGGATGTTGCTTCTGGGGCGGATGTTCGGTTGACGGATGGTTGGACCTATACTGATATCACGCTCGGTGGCGCCGGGGCGACGCGGATCCAGAATGCGACTGTGAACGGGCTAACGGTCACCGGCGAGGCCGAGATTGAAGGCGTCACGGTAAATGCTTCTGGCCAGCTCTCTGTGAATGAGGACCTGACGGTTGAGGGTGAACTGTCAGTTGCGGCAACGCAGCAGCGGACGTCTTATTTGTATCTCAACGGTGAGCAAACGATTGCTGGTTCTGGTGAAATCCTGCTGAGTCGGGCGAATGCGATTGGCGATGAGGCCCTGTCGGGACGCAACTTTGTCCAATTGCGCAGCCAGTTCTCGACGGAGCGCGAGACCCTGACCTTTGGAGAAGATCTGACGATCCTTGGCGATGGTACGGTTACAACGAACCGGAGTGAGGACCGGATCCAGATCCTTGGCGAAGCCAAAGGGATTGAAAATGGTACATTGTTCTTGGAACGCGTGGACAATGCTGATGAAACACTGACTGTTGATGCCAGTGAAGGCCGTGTGTTCTTTAGTGACATTGTTGAGAATACGGTGGTGACCGGGATCGGTTCGGTTGGGCTGCGCAGCGGTCTGCGGATGGAGGATGTGACGTTCAACATGGACGCTGCCCTTGGCAGTGTCACGAGTTCAGTTAACGCCTATCTCGAGGACGGCCTGACACTGAATGCACGGATGGAATTGGCCTCAGGCACGAGCCGATCTGCGTACCTCTACGTGAACGGTGAGCAGACCATCGACGGCACGGGCAGCATCGATCTGACGCGGGCGAATGCGCCGTCGGGCAGCTTTGACAACCGCATCCAGCTTCTGAGCCAGTCGGCAGATGCAGAGGTTCTTACCTTTGGCGCGGGTCTCGAGATCACCGGGACAGGTCGGCTTGAGGCAAACCGGGCAGAAGACAGTCTGCAGATCCTCGGTACGGTTGTCGGACGGGATGGCGAGTTGACGCTGACCGATATCGATAATCAGGGTGAAGCCCTAACGGTGGATGCAAGCGACGGTATTGTTGCGCTTCGTGATCGGATCGAGAACACAGTCTTTGAGGCGACGACGAGCCAAACGGGAGAACTGACGATTGGCAGCAGTGCAACGCTGGACGCAGTTACTCTCAATATGGAGACGGCGTTTGGCGGCAATTTTGTAACTGCGTTTATCGAGAACGGTCTGACGCTGAATAGCGAACTCGAGATCTCGGCGAGTCCGAACGCTTGGTCATATCTCTACTTTACCGGAGAGCAGGTGATTGACGGAACAGGCACGATCCGCTTGTCGGATGCGAATGCGCCGCTGTCAAACAGCCAGCAGAACTACGTCTATCTGAATGGCCAACTCAGCGGTTCCGAGATCGTCACGATCGGTGTCGATATGGAGATCACCGGCGAGGGCTTCGTCCGGTCAGGCAACGACCTTGACGAGTTCCTTGTCGAGGGTGCGATCGTTGCCGACAACGGCACGCTTCGGGCCGATGACATTGCCGCCCTTGAAGGTGTGCTCGGGGCGACATCGGACGGTGATCTGTGGCTGAGCGAAGGAATTGAGCTGACCGAACGCGGCACCCTGGCCGTGGGCCTCTCGGGCAGTGGGACGGATGTCTCGAACGGTCTGATCCGCGTGAACGGCGCGCTCGATCAGATGGGCACGCTCGCGCTCGACATCGCGGCGGACTTCGATGCCGAGATCGGCGACGAGTTCATCATCCTGACCGCCTCCAGCGGCTTCACCGGCGCCTTCGACGACTTCCAGGGCTTCGATCTGGCGGGCAACAAAGCCTTCGAACTCATCGAAAAAGACGCCAACACGCTCGCTCTCCGCGTCACAACAGATGCAACGGCCAGAGATCGCGGGTTCATCGATAGAGATCCGTTTGTGCCAGAGGCCCGTCCGCCTTTCGAGAAAACGGACGTCATTCTGCAAGATGGGCAAGCGCGTCTCTCGGATGCCAACATCGTTGGGGACAACTCAACGGGCAACGGTCCAAGCACGTTTGAGAATGTCACGTTCAAGACGGACACGTCTGTTCAGGCTCTCTCTTCGAACCGGAACTTTACCATTGAACAGGGCGTTGAGCTGGGTGGTGTCACGCTGACCCAGAGCGGCTCGCAACAGGCGCGTGTGTCGACAACGTATCAAGGCACGCAGACAGTCTCCGGGACGGGTGTTATCGATTTTGTACGCGACAGCGGCTTTGGCCAGTCGGTACAACATACGGTGACATTGAGCACTCTGTCGAATGGCGAAGAAACGCTGACGATTGCAGAAGGGATCACGCTACAAGGACATGCCTCCATCGGGGTGAGCCAGACGGGTGTCGACAGTATCAAGATGCTTGGCACGCTTGTTGGTGTGGACGGCAGTGCCTTGACCGTGCGCGACTTGGACAATGATGGTGCGAGTGTCTTGGTAGACGCGTCGGAAGGATCGGTGACCATCGGGTCCTGGACACGCGACACGGTGTTTGAAGCGGTGAATGGCACGACCGGTGCGCTGAACATCCTGAACGGGACGTCATTGGACGGCGTGACCTTTTCCATGGATGCGCTTGTTGATGCCAGCTCGGCTCAGAACCGAGTCGATGTTTATTCTGGCCTGACACTGCAGGATGCCAATTTGGGGCTCCAAGGCTTCAGCAATCTGGCTGAATTGGAGTTCCTCGGTACGCAAAACGTAGACGGAATGGGCACCATCTCATTGTCTGCCAACCCGGCCGGGACAACCAGCAATGCAATCCGTCTGAACGGGGTGAGTTCTACCGAGGAAGTTCTGACCTTTGGTGAGGACATCACGCTTCAGGGAACTGGCACAATCTCAGCGGATGATGCTGGTGATGCCATTCGTATCCTGGGTGAAGTCGTTGTAGATGGCGGGTCTCTGACACTGCACGACATAGACAACGGCGATGCGGCGTTGACAGTGAACGCAACGGGAGGCGCTTTGCGGCTCGCAGAAAGTGTCTCGCACACAGCGCTTATTGCCGCGACAGGGAACACCGGGTTTGCCCAACTGCTGAACGGTCTGATCCTCAAGGACGTGGAACTTGGCATGGACGCCCGGTTCGAGGCTGAGTTCTCGAACCAAACCGTCACGTTGCGTGAAGGTCTGACACTCACGGGGAGCGATCTGACCTTTGCCGGTTCGGAATTTGCGACGGCAACCTTGAATGTTGTGGGCCCGCAGGGATTTGACGGCGATGGGACAATCCTGCTGTCGGATGAAAATGCGATTGATGGCCGGTCTGTACGGAACACCATCAACTTCACCGGCCTGAGCTCCGATATGGAAGTGTTTACAATCGGCGCCGACATGACGCTACGCGGCACCGGGAACATCACCGTCTCGGCCGGGGATGTCATCGACCTGCAAGGCGATGTGGTCGCAACCGGCGGCTCTTTGTCTCTGCAGGGTGTGAGTGACGTTGATGGCGGCATGTCGGTGGATGCCTCCGCATTGCTGAATACGGACCGTGATTTGAGTTTTGCGGACAGCACAGATCTGACGATCGCGTTCTCTGGAGCGGGGCTTGATGCGACCAGTGGTCTGTTGAACGTATCTGGGCTGCTGCGCCGAGACGGCACGTTGAACCTGGACATCGCAGCCGACTTCGATGCTGGAATTGGCACTGAGTTCGAGATCATTCGCACAAACGGCGACTTCAACATTGATGGCTTCGATGCCGTTACTGGCTTCGTCATTGACGACACGCGCAGCATTGCACTGATCGAAAGCGGGAACTCGATCTTTGCGCGGGTTGTGGCGACTGATCTGGGTGGTCAACAGTTGACGCGCAGCGACTTACCAGCCGACCCGGTTCTGCCAAACCTGAACCAGAACTACACCGATCAGATACTGAACGCAGCCTTTGTCGGCGCAGATGCCGCGACGATCACAGGTGGGACTTGGTCGAATGTTGATTTGTTGGTTGATGGAGAGGTGTCCTGGGAGTTCTCGACGGCGCGTTTGTTTGCTCGGGATGGTTTGACAGTTGATGGTGAGCTGAGCGTTGTCTCGCTCGCGAACCGGACTGCGCAGATTTACCTGCAGGGTGACCAAGTTGTTGACGGGTCGGGCAAGATTGTTTTGGACGGCTCTGATACGCGCGCGTCTTTGTATCTCGATAGCCTGGAAACCAATGTTCGAGAGACGGCTGTTCTAGGCGCTGATCTGTCGATTGAGGGTCAGGGCCGGATCTATGTGGAACGTGGCGAGGATCGATATCAGATTCTTGGCGATGTGACCGCAGTCGGGGGGCAGCTGTCTGTTCAATATGTTGATAATGTTGGTGAGACGCTGTCACTCGACAGTGCTGGCGGTGGATGGATCAACCTTGGACTGACTGAGAATACCGTTCTGGATGTTGCTTCTGGGGCGGATGTTCGGTTGACGGATGGTTGGACCTATACTGATATCACGCTCGGTGGCGCCGGGGCGACGCGGATCCAGAATGCGACTGTGAACGGGCTAACGGTCACCGGCGAGGCCGAGATTGAAGGCGTCACGGTAAATGCTTCTGGCCAGCTCTCTGTGAATGAGGACCTGACGGTTGAGGGTGAACTGTCAGTTGCGGCAACGCAGCAGCGGACGTCTTATTTGTATCTCAACGGTGAGCAAACGATTGCTGGTTCTGGTGAAATCCTGCTGAGTCGGGCGAATGCGATTGGCGATGAGGCCCTGTCGGGACGCAACTTTGTCCAATTGCGCAGCCAGTTCTCGACGGAGCGCGAGACCCTGACCTTTGGAGAAGATCTGACGATCCTTGGCGATGGTACGGTTACAACGAACCGGAGTGAGGACCGGATCCAGATCCTTGGCGAAGCCAAAGGGATTGAAAATGGTACATTGTTCTTGGAACGCGTGGACAATGCTGATGAAACACTGACTGTTGATGCCAGTGAAGGCCGTGTGTTCTTTAGTGACATTGTTGAGAATACGGTGGTGACCGGGATCGGTTCGGTTGGGCTGCGCAGCGGTCTGCGGATGGAGGATGTGACGTTCAACATGGACGCTGCCCTTGGCAGTGTCACGAGTTCAGTTAACGCCTATCTCGAGGACGGCCTGACACTGAATGCACGGATGGAATTGGCCTCAGGCACGAGCCGATCTGCGTACCTCTACGTGAACGGTGAGCAGACCATCGACGGCACGGGCAGCATCGATCTGACGCGGGCGAATGCGCCGTCGGGCAGCTTTGACAACCGCATCCAGCTTCTGAGCCAGTCGGCAGATGCAGAGGTTCTTACCTTTGGCGCGGGTCTCGAGATCACCGGGACAGGTCGGCTTGAGGCAAACCGGGCAGAAGACAGTCTGCAGATCCTCGGTACGGTTGTCGGACGGGATGGCGAGTTGACGCTGACCGATATCGATAATCAGGGTGAAGCCCTAACGGTGGATGCAAGCGACGGTATTGTTGCGCTTCGTGATCGGATCGAGAACACAGTCTTTGAGGCGACGACGAGCCAAACGGGAGAACTGACGATTGGCAGCAGTGCAACGCTGGACGCAGTTACTCTCAATATGGAGACGGCGTTTGGCGGCAATTTTGTAACTGCGTTTATCGAGAACGGTCTGACGCTGAATAGCGAACTCGAGATCTCGGCGAGTCCGAACGCTTGGTCATATCTCTACTTTACCGGAGAGCAGGTGATTGACGGAACAGGCACGATCCGCTTGTCGGATGCGAATGCGCCGCTGTCAAACAGCCAGCAGAACTACGTCTATCTGAATGGCCAACTCAGCGGTTCCGAGATCGTCACGATCGGTGTCGATATGGAGATCACCGGCGAGGGCTTCGTCCGGTCAGGCAACGACCTTGACGAGTTCCTTGTCGAGGGTGCGATCGTTGCCGACAACGGCACGCTTCGGGCCGATGACATTGCCGCCCTTGAAGGTGTGCTCGGGGCGACATCGGACGGTGATCTGTGGCTGAGCGAAGGAATTGAGCTGACCGAACGCGGCACCCTGGCCGTGGGCCTCTCGGGCAGTGGGACGGATGTCTCGAACGGTCTGATCCGCGTGAACGGCGCGCTCGATCAGATGGGCACGCTCGCGCTCGACATCGCGGCGGACTTCGATGCCGAGATCGGCGACGAGTTCATCATCCTGACCGCCTCCAGCGGCTTCACCGGCGCCTTCGACGACTTCCAGGGCTTCGATCTGGCGGGCAACAAAGCCTTCGAACTCATCGAAAAAGACGCCAACACGCTCGCTCTCCGCGTCACAACAGATGCAACGGCTGAAGCCGGGGACTTTAATCTGGCCGACGATTTTGTCTTTGATTTTGTGTGAGCGAATATACATGTTTTGGTGCATTGATAATGCTCTTGGCGTCGAAAAAGATGGTGGTCACGCAATAGACGCTGACCTGCTTGCCGAGACTGTTTCACTACCATGGCAATAGACTGCACACTGATAAAAGGCGCCAAACTGAAGGAATTTGATCTTTAAATCTGACTCACAACGTTTTGAGCCAAATCGCCGACCGCAAGGTCACACACTTCGACGAATTCCTCTCAAGGCGTAACGTCGTTCAGGCAGCGTGACAAGCTCCTGCCAAGCTCAACACGGCGGGTTTCAAATAACGACACATTTTTTTGGAGGGCCAATTCATGAACCTTGAAATTGAGATCAATGGCGCCGAAACTTCGGTCGAGGGCGTCAAATTTTCCTTGGAGCTTCTTGCGCTAAGTGGAAAATTGCCAGATGGTCGCCCTATCGGCAATTGGAAGGCTCAAGGGGTTGACATAGAAAGGATATTTCCAGTGTCGCGAGGTTATTACACGGAAGCAACGACCCCAGAAGAAGGCACTTTGCTTCAAAATGGCGGCGGTGAAGGATTGGCGATCCTTAGGAATCTGTTTTTTAAAGATAATCCGTCGGTGGGCGACTCCTCAACAGGTTTTGGCGTTCCTTCGCCGGGCGAAACTGCAGAGTTCATTTGGCGCATAACACGGATTACTTAGGTCGATACGCGCTCCACGGAAAAGCGCACGCGCCCACCTTCGAGTGTTTGCATCGATACTCCCCCAATGAAGTGAGACTGGTGCGCCGGTCGTACGGGCTTGGCATAATTACAAGGTAGTAGCTTATTGATGTTCATCTGCTTGTATTCCTTGGCGACGGCAGTCAGGGCACCGGATAGATAGGCGTGTGGTTCGCTTCCGTTGAGCTTGCAGTTTTCGATCAGCGATGCGATGACAACTCAGTTTTGCGCCTCTGCATCATGACCAGGGAGGAGTGCACTGCGTACAGCTTCCTTAGGTTTAGCGTAAACTCTTTTAATGACGTCCCATCCTTAAGTATGATGTTGATACCGTCGGTTTACATTGCAATCGGAAATGCCATGGTTTGTTCACGATGATGCGTTGAACGAAAAACAGTTGGAGGTGATTTGTCCTCACGGAGTCCGGTCCATGGAGGATCGGACCGACTTCATAGCGGTCTGAAGCTTGTAGGGCGTGCCAATGTGCGATCCGTGTGCAAATCGATCCGCCTCGGGATCTACGACCAAAGTTGCCTAACCTTCCTCGCCATCGGATTGCGGTTGCGCGTCCAGCGGCTTCTTGCGGTTCGCCCGCGATCCCGCCTTGCGCGCTGCGGCGAACCCGCGGTCTGTGGACATGAAGCGGTCGAGCATTGGGGCAACGAGGCGCGCAGGCTCCAGATCTTGTCCGGTCTGGTTGCCCAGGACCGCTGCATAGTCGCAGAGGTCGCGGTGGACGTCGGCGGGAAGTTCCACGGTCAGCTTGACCGGTTTGTCGTCATGGATCGGACCAAGCTTAAGCTTCGTCATTGGACTTCTCCCAAGGGCTCGAGGATCAGGTCGCGGGTGACCATGACGCGGACGGGGAAGCCCGGTCGGATGGTCAGTGTCGGCGGGACGGCGAGCTGCTGCCGGACGATCTCGTCTCCGGTCCGTCCGATGGTGTCTTGTGCGGCCTCGCGGATGGCGCGGGCGACGTCATCCTCGCTGTCGGCCCCGCTTTCCAGGCCGAGGTTCAGGATCGTGGCGAGGCCCGCGGCGAGGAAGACGCGACCCCAATGGTAGTTGACCCGGTCCTGCAGGCCGGACGCGCCTGTTCCGTCAGTGCCGGGCGCGCGTTCCAGCACAATGGAGCGACCATCCGGCAGGATGAGGCGGGTCCAGACGAGGAGCAGGCGACTTTGGCCGGATGCGATGCGGCTGTCGTATTCTCCCAGCAGACGTGCGCCTTGAGGGATCAGTAGGAACCGCCCGGAGGGGCTGTCATAGACATTCGAGGTTACCTGGGCCGAGATCTGGCCGGGTAGATCGGAGCGCAGGCCGGTGATCAGGGCGGCAGGGATCACCGTTCCGCCCTGCAGGATGTAGGGGCTGGGCGGTGCCGTGATACGTTGTGCACTCACGGTTTCCGTATCTCCGGGACGGGTGAGGAACGCCTCCCGGCCCGAAATCGGATCGTTTGCTATCGGGCTGCCCAAAGCTGAGGGGAAGAACGCGCCGGTCGCGGGGGAGGTCGGTGTGGCCTGTGCTCCACCGCGCGGCACGGTTTGCGCCTCCGCGAAAAGGGCGCTCAGTCGGGCGGCGTCGAGTTCCTGAAGGCGGCGTTGTTCCTCGGGATCGACTGTGGAGGCCAAGGGACCGGAAAGGGGCGGTGCCGGGACCGGCTGGCCGCGATCTTGTGCCCCAAGGATGGCGCGGCCCAGCTCACCGGGCAAGGGCGGACCGAGACGCGGGACATCGGCGTAATCCCGAGGCAGTGTGGACAGTCCTTCAGCCGCTTGAATGCGTTCGGTGGAAAAGAGCTCGGTCTGCTCGCCCTCCTGCCGGTTTTTCTGCAGGGCCATGATCAGGATTGCGCCAAGGCCAAGTCCGCCGATGGCGGTGGCAAGGGCGATGACCCGGCGGGACAGGCGCATGACACGGGGCGGATCGGGCCTGAGGCGGAGCTCCTGGGCGATGTCTTCCTCGGTCCGTGTCGGCTCTTGGATATCAGGGATTTGTGTCATCGCTCCGCCTCCGGCTGTGGCGCGCGCGGTGGGCTTTGAGCGCTATCCGTCCGTATGATCCGCACGACCTGCTGTTGTCTTTCGCCGAGACGCAGTTCTGCGGCCCCGAACAGGCGGTCGACGATCAGCACATTGCCGAACACGCGGGTGTTTACGATCTGGCCGCGCCCATCCGCGCCGATCACGAAGAGCGGGGGCATCTCGCCTTGGGCGATGCCGGGGGGGAAGACGACATAGACACGCCGTCCATCGTCGAAGACGGAGACCGGCTGCCAGGGTGGCGTGTCGCCATGCAGGCCATAGCGATAGTGCCGGTCGGCCTCGGGCGGGATCGCGGGACGGCGGATTGTCGGGGTGCGGGGCGTGGATCGCATCTCCGGATAGGCCCATGCAACGCTGGGCATCCAGGTGTCCTCGTCGGCGTGCAACTCGATGTGATAGCTGCGCCGGTCGGTGTTGACGACGAGATTGGTGGAGATGTCGGGGCGGGTGGGTTTCACGAGGATATGGACACGCTCGCTGCGGCCCGACCCGCTTATAGTGTCGCCGATGATCCAGCGCGCGGTGTCGCCCGCGGCGATCGGGCCTGGGCCGGTCAGGCGTTCGCCAGGTTCGAGCGCGATATTCGTGATCTGGCCGGGTGCTGCATAGATCTGGTAGAGCGCGCCCTCGCTCCACGGGAAAACCTGCATGGCGTTATAATAGCCCTGCTGGCGGGGCTCGACGCGGGCGGCGGCATTGGCGGCGATGATGCGGGCTTCCGGTGTGTCCGCTTCCGGATCGCCGCCGCGGGAGGGCGTCCAGGCAGGCGGTGTGTGAACCGGGCGGGGCGGCCCCTCGGCCGGGGGCGGTGCCGGCGGCGGCGCGAGGGCCGGAACGTGGTCGTCATAGGCGATTTCGGGCGGGCGTTGCCCCGTGCAGGCGGTCAGCGCGGTGGCCGCGAGGAGAAGAACGGGGATGGGGCGAAGTCGTCTCATTGGGCATTTTCCCTCGACCAGTTGATGGCATGGACATAGACGCCGAGCGGGTTGGCCCGCAGGCGCTCTGCATCGCGCGGCGGCTGGATCACGACGGTCAGGATGGCGGTCCAGCGTTCGGTTGTGGCGAGCTGACCGTTTTCGTAGCGCCGCTCGATCCAGGCGACGCGGAAGCTCGTGTCAGAGGCGCGAATGACACTCGAGACCTCGATGGAAATCTGCGTGTCGCCGACCTGCGCGAAGGGATCGTTCACCCGGGCATGGTCGTTTAGCGCGACAGCGCCGCGATCCGTGGCGAAATCGTAGGCACGCAGCCAGTTCTGGCGCAGCACGATCGGATCGGCCGGGACCTGCCGGACATGCTCGACGAAGCGGGCGAGGTGCCAGGCGATCTGCGGATCGGTCGGGCGATACTCGGCGAGCGCCGGGGCGACGGCCTGTGCCGCACCGAGATTGTCGACCTCGACCACGTAGGGGACGACGCTGCTGCGCGTCGATTGCCAGGCGAGCGCCGCGCTGAGCCCGGCGGAGAGGGCGAGGCAGCCCATCGCCATGAGGCGCCAATTGCGGGCTTGGACGCGCGCCGAGCCGATGCGCTCGTCCCAGACCTGGGCGGCCTTCTGGTAGGGGGTGACGGGCTCGGGTGTGGTGCCGTAGCGGACACTGGGGCGTCGGAACATCAGGAGGACCTTTCGGAGAGGCTGACGACCGTGCCGCCGCCGCCATGATCGCCGGAGCGGATGACATG
This genomic interval from Paracoccaceae bacterium contains the following:
- the trbG gene encoding P-type conjugative transfer protein TrbG, whose protein sequence is MRRLRPIPVLLLAATALTACTGQRPPEIAYDDHVPALAPPPAPPPAEGPPRPVHTPPAWTPSRGGDPEADTPEARIIAANAAARVEPRQQGYYNAMQVFPWSEGALYQIYAAPGQITNIALEPGERLTGPGPIAAGDTARWIIGDTISGSGRSERVHILVKPTRPDISTNLVVNTDRRSYHIELHADEDTWMPSVAWAYPEMRSTPRTPTIRRPAIPPEADRHYRYGLHGDTPPWQPVSVFDDGRRVYVVFPPGIAQGEMPPLFVIGADGRGQIVNTRVFGNVLIVDRLFGAAELRLGERQQQVVRIIRTDSAQSPPRAPQPEAER
- a CDS encoding TrbI/VirB10 family protein; this encodes MTQIPDIQEPTRTEEDIAQELRLRPDPPRVMRLSRRVIALATAIGGLGLGAILIMALQKNRQEGEQTELFSTERIQAAEGLSTLPRDYADVPRLGPPLPGELGRAILGAQDRGQPVPAPPLSGPLASTVDPEEQRRLQELDAARLSALFAEAQTVPRGGAQATPTSPATGAFFPSALGSPIANDPISGREAFLTRPGDTETVSAQRITAPPSPYILQGGTVIPAALITGLRSDLPGQISAQVTSNVYDSPSGRFLLIPQGARLLGEYDSRIASGQSRLLLVWTRLILPDGRSIVLERAPGTDGTGASGLQDRVNYHWGRVFLAAGLATILNLGLESGADSEDDVARAIREAAQDTIGRTGDEIVRQQLAVPPTLTIRPGFPVRVMVTRDLILEPLGEVQ
- a CDS encoding transposase domain-containing protein, yielding MASLIENCKLNGSEPHAYLSGALTAVAKEYKQMNINKLLPCNYAKPVRPAHQSHFIGGVSMQTLEGGRVRFSVERVST
- the trbF gene encoding conjugal transfer protein TrbF, whose amino-acid sequence is MFRRPSVRYGTTPEPVTPYQKAAQVWDERIGSARVQARNWRLMAMGCLALSAGLSAALAWQSTRSSVVPYVVEVDNLGAAQAVAPALAEYRPTDPQIAWHLARFVEHVRQVPADPIVLRQNWLRAYDFATDRGAVALNDHARVNDPFAQVGDTQISIEVSSVIRASDTSFRVAWIERRYENGQLATTERWTAILTVVIQPPRDAERLRANPLGVYVHAINWSRENAQ
- a CDS encoding DUF2274 domain-containing protein, which translates into the protein MTKLKLGPIHDDKPVKLTVELPADVHRDLCDYAAVLGNQTGQDLEPARLVAPMLDRFMSTDRGFAAARKAGSRANRKKPLDAQPQSDGEEG